One window of Pseudomonas sp. ML2-2023-3 genomic DNA carries:
- a CDS encoding fimbrial protein, producing MHIQIETQGWKPLALALLMGVPLSLPASARAADNLRFSGGLVAEACSFRPGDEAIVLDQLEASSQYLYLNARTVSKLFQIHLEGCDTSISSFVTTRFSGNENPALPGLLALGGGSTAAGVAIGIETPGDNLVPLNVASDRQLLSNGANVITFKAFIKAEPQAITNRSITAGNFTATSIFMLNYP from the coding sequence ATGCACATTCAGATAGAAACCCAAGGTTGGAAACCCTTGGCATTGGCATTGCTGATGGGGGTGCCCTTGTCGTTGCCCGCCAGCGCCAGGGCTGCGGACAATCTGCGTTTCAGCGGGGGGCTGGTGGCCGAGGCGTGCTCGTTCAGGCCCGGCGATGAGGCGATCGTGCTGGACCAGCTGGAAGCTTCGAGCCAATACCTGTACCTGAACGCCCGCACGGTCAGCAAGCTCTTCCAGATCCACCTTGAAGGGTGCGACACCAGTATCAGCAGCTTTGTCACGACCAGATTCAGTGGTAATGAGAACCCTGCGCTGCCCGGTTTGCTGGCACTGGGCGGTGGCAGTACAGCTGCGGGAGTCGCCATCGGGATAGAAACCCCCGGGGATAATCTGGTGCCGTTAAATGTGGCCAGTGACAGGCAGCTATTAAGTAATGGCGCCAATGTAATTACCTTTAAGGCCTTTATTAAAGCTGAGCCACAGGCCATTACCAATCGATCAATTACGGCCGGAAACTTTACGGCTACTTCGATCTTTATGTTGAATTATCCTTAA
- a CDS encoding fimbrial protein, giving the protein MSMPSVSRVLLACGCLLLALCEGARADVSVSIRGVVMAPVPCVVNGGSTLDISFGSEVVTNQVDGSNYRKTVPYTVTCGPQPTNNMTLTLLGSGAGFDSAVLRTSKNDLGVKLLVSGVAWPLNRALNFTYPILPRMEAVLVKNPGRTLTGGAFSATATLVVALR; this is encoded by the coding sequence CTGGCCCTTTGCGAAGGGGCTCGGGCAGATGTCAGTGTGTCTATCCGTGGCGTGGTCATGGCGCCTGTGCCTTGCGTCGTCAACGGTGGCAGCACGCTTGATATCTCTTTCGGCAGCGAAGTAGTCACGAACCAGGTTGACGGTTCGAACTACCGCAAAACTGTGCCCTATACGGTGACGTGCGGGCCACAGCCAACGAACAACATGACGTTGACCTTGCTGGGCAGTGGGGCCGGGTTTGACAGTGCAGTTCTGCGCACCAGCAAGAATGATCTCGGGGTCAAGCTTCTGGTAAGCGGTGTTGCCTGGCCCCTCAATCGTGCGCTGAATTTCACATACCCCATCTTGCCGAGAATGGAAGCGGTGCTGGTGAAAAACCCTGGACGCACACTGACTGGCGGGGCGTTTTCAGCCACCGCTACGTTAGTGGTTGCCCTGCGATAA
- a CDS encoding fimbrial protein, with amino-acid sequence MKYLIGLMILMLAQIASAAECRVNGGEWVNPAGHGFNVYVEVAANTSLGKILLDGYTMDCRHGMPSSSSPYQHVVTYPEAVRLSPNYSSLEGGLSVNGSAYYPIPVRGGILLSVQRNEPYMSVPGRPYLNIATTPGSYIKIDSGTLIATITLGIRPFTFWGAEREISTIVNVFARNSLNLSPSTCTINNNNPLDVDFGPVDPVAVGETPHSSPNLKIVTLNYTCPSPGIFSGIEVSWRGAASSFNSSALATSNANLATTMSRGTSVVPVGGSFRTTISNSSGRDSVAFSLIRKPGSFPAAGPFTGSATLVLSAP; translated from the coding sequence ATGAAGTATTTAATTGGGCTGATGATATTGATGCTGGCTCAGATTGCCAGCGCAGCGGAGTGCCGGGTAAATGGCGGCGAGTGGGTTAATCCGGCGGGCCATGGGTTTAATGTTTATGTCGAGGTGGCAGCGAACACCAGTCTCGGGAAAATTTTGCTCGATGGCTATACGATGGACTGCAGGCATGGAATGCCTAGCTCTTCAAGTCCCTATCAACACGTAGTGACCTATCCCGAAGCTGTAAGGCTGAGTCCGAATTACAGCAGTCTCGAGGGCGGGTTGAGCGTGAACGGGAGTGCTTATTATCCGATCCCTGTGAGAGGCGGTATTCTCCTTTCAGTACAGAGAAATGAGCCTTATATGAGTGTGCCGGGTCGGCCATATTTAAACATTGCCACGACGCCGGGTAGTTATATCAAGATCGACTCAGGGACACTCATCGCGACCATTACTTTGGGTATACGTCCCTTTACGTTTTGGGGGGCAGAGAGGGAGATCAGTACAATTGTCAATGTGTTTGCCCGCAATTCTCTCAACTTGAGCCCGTCAACCTGCACGATTAACAATAATAACCCACTGGATGTGGACTTTGGTCCGGTGGATCCCGTTGCGGTAGGGGAAACGCCACACAGTTCACCCAACTTGAAAATTGTCACGCTCAATTACACATGTCCTTCCCCAGGCATTTTTTCCGGCATAGAGGTTTCGTGGAGGGGGGCCGCCTCTTCGTTCAACTCAAGTGCCCTGGCCACCAGCAATGCCAATCTTGCCACCACCATGAGTCGGGGCACTTCGGTAGTGCCTGTAGGAGGCTCTTTCAGGACCACTATCAGCAACAGTTCAGGGAGGGACTCGGTAGCGTTTTCACTGATCCGCAAACCCGGCAGTTTTCCTGCCGCAGGGCCTTTCACGGGGAGTGCCACGCTGGTGTTGAGCGCGCCCTGA
- the fleN gene encoding flagellar synthesis regulator FleN, which produces MGSMHPVQVIAVTGGKGGVGKTNVSVNLSIALAELGRRVLLMDADLGLANVDVLLGLTPKFTLADVVEGRCELRDVLLQGPGGIRIVPAASGTQSMVQLSPAQHAGLIQAFSDLGDNLDVLVIDTAAGIGESVVSFVRAAQEVLLVVCDEPTSITDAYALIKLLNRDYGMNRFRVLANMAQSPQEGRNLFAKLTKVTDRFLDVALQYVGAVPYDECVRKAVQKQRAVYEAFPRSKCSLAFKAIAQKVDTWPLPANPRGHLEFFVERLVQQAGGRF; this is translated from the coding sequence ATGGGCAGCATGCATCCCGTACAGGTGATCGCAGTGACCGGCGGCAAGGGTGGCGTCGGTAAAACTAACGTCTCAGTCAACTTGTCCATCGCATTGGCCGAGCTGGGCAGGCGCGTTCTGTTGATGGACGCGGACCTTGGACTGGCGAATGTCGATGTCCTGCTGGGCCTGACCCCCAAATTCACCCTGGCCGATGTGGTCGAGGGGCGTTGCGAGCTGCGCGATGTCTTGCTGCAAGGCCCTGGCGGGATTCGTATCGTGCCGGCGGCTTCGGGCACCCAGAGCATGGTGCAGCTGAGCCCGGCGCAACACGCCGGTCTGATCCAGGCCTTCAGCGACCTCGGCGACAATCTGGATGTGCTGGTGATCGACACCGCTGCCGGGATTGGCGAGTCGGTGGTCAGTTTTGTGCGCGCCGCCCAGGAAGTGCTGCTGGTGGTCTGCGACGAGCCGACATCGATCACCGATGCCTATGCGCTGATCAAGTTGCTCAATCGCGATTACGGCATGAACCGCTTTCGCGTATTGGCGAACATGGCCCAGAGCCCGCAGGAAGGGCGCAATCTGTTCGCCAAATTGACTAAAGTCACCGACCGCTTTCTGGATGTGGCCCTGCAATACGTGGGCGCCGTTCCGTATGACGAATGCGTGCGCAAGGCCGTGCAAAAACAGCGGGCCGTCTACGAAGCGTTCCCGCGCTCCAAGTGCTCCCTGGCGTTTAAAGCCATCGCCCAGAAAGTCGACACCTGGCCGCTGCCCGCCAACCCCCGCGGGCATCTGGAGTTCTTTGTCGAGCGTCTGGTGCAGCAAGCAGGGGGGCGCTTTTAA
- the flhA gene encoding flagellar biosynthesis protein FlhA encodes MDRSQLINTARSGLAGLGRGQLGVPLLLLVMLAMMMLPVPPFLLDVFFTFNIALSIVVLLVCVYALRPLDFAVFPTILLVATLMRLALNVASTRVVMLHGHEGHAAAGKVIQAFGEVVIGGNYVVGIVVFAILMIINFVVVTKGAGRISEVSARFTLDAMPGKQMAIDADLNAGLIDQNQAKARRQEVAQEAEFYGSMDGASKFVRGDAIAGLLILFINLIGGMAVGIFQHGMTFSEAGKVYALLTIGDGLVAQLPSLLLSTAAAIMVTRASGSEDMGKQINRQMFASPKALAVSAGLMAVMGMVPGMPHFSFLSLAAVAGGVAYLMWKKQNVVKVQALQEVKRQQELLPSPARAQETKELGWDDVTPIDMIGLEVGYRLIPLVDRNQGGQLLARIKGVRKKLSQDLGFLMPTVHIRDNLDLAPSAYRLTLMGVILAEAEIYPDREMAINPGQVFGTLNGITTKDPAFGLEAVWIEVSQRSQAQSLGYTVVDASTVVATHLNQILYKHSHELIGHEEVQQLMQLLAKSSPKLAEELVPGILSLSQLLKVLQALLAEQVPVRDIRSIAEAVANNAHKSQDTAALVAAVRVGLSRAIVQSIVGVESELPVITLEPRLEQILLNSLQKAGQGQEEGVLLEPSMAEKLQRSLIDAAQRQEMQGNPVILLVAGPVRAMLSRFGRLAVPNLHVLAYQEIPDNKQVTIVATVGPNG; translated from the coding sequence CTGGATCGCTCTCAGTTAATCAACACCGCACGCAGCGGTCTGGCCGGCCTCGGTCGGGGACAGTTGGGTGTGCCGCTGTTGTTGCTGGTGATGCTGGCAATGATGATGTTGCCCGTTCCGCCGTTTCTGCTGGACGTGTTTTTTACCTTCAACATCGCGCTGTCGATTGTGGTGCTGCTGGTGTGCGTCTACGCCCTGCGGCCGCTGGATTTTGCGGTGTTCCCCACCATTTTGCTGGTCGCCACCCTGATGCGGCTGGCCCTGAACGTGGCCTCGACCCGGGTGGTGATGCTCCACGGTCATGAAGGTCACGCGGCCGCAGGCAAGGTGATCCAGGCCTTCGGTGAAGTGGTGATCGGTGGTAACTACGTCGTCGGTATCGTGGTCTTTGCGATTTTGATGATCATCAACTTCGTGGTCGTGACCAAGGGTGCCGGGCGTATCTCCGAAGTGAGCGCCCGCTTTACCCTCGACGCCATGCCCGGCAAGCAAATGGCAATCGATGCCGACCTCAACGCCGGTCTGATCGACCAGAACCAGGCCAAGGCCCGCCGTCAGGAAGTGGCCCAGGAGGCCGAGTTCTACGGCTCGATGGACGGTGCCAGCAAGTTCGTGCGCGGTGACGCCATCGCCGGTCTGTTGATTCTGTTTATCAACCTGATCGGCGGCATGGCCGTCGGTATCTTCCAGCACGGCATGACCTTCAGCGAAGCGGGCAAGGTGTATGCCTTGCTGACCATCGGTGACGGTTTGGTGGCGCAGTTGCCCTCCCTGTTGCTGTCCACCGCTGCCGCGATCATGGTGACCCGTGCTTCGGGCTCCGAAGACATGGGCAAGCAGATCAATCGCCAGATGTTTGCCTCACCCAAGGCACTCGCCGTGTCGGCAGGCCTGATGGCTGTGATGGGGATGGTGCCGGGCATGCCGCACTTTTCCTTTCTCAGCCTGGCCGCAGTCGCCGGTGGCGTCGCGTACCTGATGTGGAAGAAGCAGAACGTGGTCAAGGTCCAGGCCCTGCAGGAGGTCAAGCGCCAACAGGAGCTGTTGCCATCGCCTGCCCGCGCCCAGGAGACCAAGGAGCTGGGCTGGGATGACGTGACGCCCATCGACATGATCGGCCTGGAGGTTGGCTATCGGCTGATTCCGCTGGTTGACCGCAATCAGGGGGGCCAGTTGCTGGCGCGGATCAAGGGTGTGCGCAAAAAGCTGTCCCAGGACCTGGGCTTTCTGATGCCCACCGTGCATATCCGCGACAACCTCGACCTGGCCCCCAGTGCGTATCGCCTGACCCTGATGGGGGTGATCCTGGCCGAGGCCGAGATCTACCCGGACCGCGAGATGGCAATCAATCCGGGGCAGGTGTTCGGCACGCTCAACGGCATTACCACCAAGGATCCGGCCTTTGGTCTGGAAGCGGTGTGGATTGAGGTCAGCCAGCGCAGTCAGGCGCAATCGCTGGGCTATACCGTAGTGGACGCCAGTACGGTAGTGGCGACCCACCTTAACCAGATTCTGTACAAACACTCCCATGAGCTGATCGGTCATGAAGAAGTGCAGCAGTTGATGCAACTGTTGGCCAAGTCTTCACCCAAGCTGGCTGAAGAGCTGGTGCCGGGCATCCTGAGCCTGTCCCAACTGCTCAAAGTGTTGCAGGCCCTGCTGGCTGAACAGGTGCCGGTGCGCGACATCCGCAGCATTGCCGAAGCCGTCGCGAACAATGCCCATAAGAGTCAAGATACTGCCGCTTTGGTTGCCGCTGTGCGGGTCGGGTTGTCGCGCGCCATCGTGCAAAGCATTGTAGGCGTTGAGTCTGAGCTGCCTGTGATCACCTTGGAGCCAAGGTTGGAACAAATATTGCTCAATAGTTTGCAGAAGGCCGGACAAGGCCAGGAAGAGGGCGTGTTGCTGGAGCCAAGCATGGCAGAAAAGCTCCAGCGCTCGTTGATCGACGCTGCTCAGCGTCAGGAGATGCAAGGTAATCCGGTGATTTTGTTGGTGGCAGGCCCGGTACGCGCGATGCTTTCGCGTTTTGGCCGTCTGGCGGTGCCCAACCTGCATGTACTGGCTTACCAGGAAATCCCTGACAACAAGCAGGTCACGATCGTTGCGACAGTAGGCCCTAACGGCTGA
- a CDS encoding fimbrial protein gives MKRWQLSAFFTLCALGLGPDAMANLSFRGTLVEPPPCTISSGSTIDVNFNNVGINAVDGVNYLQPLSYTINCAASPLPWRMMLTVQGTATTFDPAAVQTSAADMGVRLLRDGVAFTLNTPISINPSSPPVLQAVPVKRLGGSLASGGFTASATLLAYYE, from the coding sequence ATGAAACGTTGGCAACTCTCTGCTTTTTTTACCCTATGCGCTTTGGGTCTTGGCCCCGACGCAATGGCAAACCTCTCGTTCCGCGGCACGCTGGTAGAGCCACCACCCTGCACCATCAGCAGCGGCAGCACGATCGATGTCAACTTCAACAACGTGGGCATCAATGCCGTCGACGGTGTGAACTACCTTCAGCCCTTGAGTTATACGATCAACTGCGCTGCCAGCCCATTGCCCTGGCGGATGATGTTGACGGTGCAGGGCACGGCAACGACGTTTGACCCGGCCGCCGTGCAGACCAGCGCTGCAGACATGGGGGTTCGACTCTTGCGAGATGGTGTGGCTTTCACGCTCAACACACCGATATCGATCAACCCTTCGAGCCCTCCGGTACTGCAAGCGGTCCCGGTCAAACGACTTGGGGGCTCGCTCGCTTCGGGCGGGTTTACGGCCTCCGCAACGTTGCTGGCCTACTACGAGTAG
- the flhF gene encoding flagellar biosynthesis protein FlhF yields MQVKRFFAADMRQAMKLIRDELGADAAIIGNRRIAGGVELTAALDYKLSALAPRVPNIELEEELRKTQSRIVSAQAELSLRGEGEAGDNRQLFAGLPLTAAEPLIEPTLEEPPRPAPAPAAPTIDQRAFDNMRHELNGLRELLEVQLGSLAWSQLQDAKPAQANLWRRLQRIGLSGPLSRDLLAQVAGIEEPRQAWRMLLAHLARMIATPELEPLEEGGVIAMVGPAGMGKTTTLAKLAARYVLKYGAQNIALVSMDSFRIGAQEQLKTLGRILNVPVTHVAPGQSLGQTLEPLVRKRVVLVDTAGLQASDPALRLQLESLAGRGIKARNYLVLATTSQKQVLTAAYLSYKRCGLAGCILTKLDETASLGEVLSLAISHGLPVAYLTDGPRIPDDLHLPRRHQLVSRAVSVQMQEEPSEEAMADMFADIYHSPPKRVG; encoded by the coding sequence ATGCAAGTGAAGCGATTTTTCGCCGCCGATATGCGTCAGGCCATGAAGCTGATTCGTGATGAGCTGGGGGCTGACGCCGCCATTATTGGCAACCGCCGGATAGCCGGGGGCGTTGAGTTGACCGCGGCCCTGGACTACAAGCTGTCCGCGCTGGCACCCCGTGTACCGAACATTGAGCTCGAAGAAGAGCTGCGCAAGACCCAATCGCGGATTGTCTCGGCCCAGGCCGAGTTGAGCCTGCGCGGTGAGGGCGAGGCGGGGGACAACCGTCAGTTGTTTGCCGGTCTGCCGCTGACCGCCGCCGAACCGTTGATCGAGCCGACCCTTGAAGAACCGCCGCGCCCTGCGCCTGCGCCAGCCGCACCGACGATTGATCAGCGCGCATTCGACAACATGCGTCATGAACTCAACGGTTTGCGCGAGTTGCTCGAAGTGCAGCTCGGCTCGCTGGCCTGGAGCCAGTTGCAGGATGCCAAGCCTGCCCAGGCCAATCTGTGGCGTCGCCTGCAGCGTATCGGCCTGTCCGGGCCGCTGTCCCGTGATCTGCTGGCGCAAGTGGCCGGCATCGAGGAGCCGCGTCAGGCCTGGCGGATGCTGTTGGCGCACCTGGCGCGCATGATTGCCACGCCTGAGCTGGAACCGCTGGAAGAGGGCGGTGTGATCGCGATGGTCGGCCCCGCAGGGATGGGTAAAACCACCACGCTGGCCAAGCTGGCGGCGCGTTATGTGCTCAAGTACGGCGCGCAGAACATTGCCCTGGTGAGCATGGACAGCTTTCGTATTGGCGCCCAGGAGCAACTCAAGACCCTGGGCCGGATTCTCAACGTACCGGTGACCCACGTGGCCCCCGGTCAGTCGTTGGGCCAGACCCTTGAGCCACTGGTGCGCAAGCGCGTGGTGCTGGTGGACACTGCCGGGCTGCAAGCCAGCGACCCGGCGTTGCGCCTGCAGCTGGAAAGCCTCGCGGGGCGGGGCATCAAGGCCAGAAATTATCTGGTACTGGCCACCACCAGCCAGAAACAGGTGCTGACGGCGGCGTACCTCAGTTACAAGCGTTGCGGGCTGGCCGGTTGCATCCTGACCAAACTGGATGAAACGGCAAGCCTGGGCGAGGTGTTGAGCCTGGCGATCAGTCACGGGCTGCCGGTGGCGTACCTCACCGATGGTCCAAGGATTCCGGATGACCTTCACCTGCCGCGCCGTCACCAGTTGGTGAGTCGCGCAGTGAGTGTGCAAATGCAGGAAGAACCCAGCGAAGAAGCCATGGCCGATATGTTCGCTGATATCTATCACAGCCCTCCCAAGCGGGTAGGCTGA